Part of the Triticum aestivum cultivar Chinese Spring chromosome 4D, IWGSC CS RefSeq v2.1, whole genome shotgun sequence genome is shown below.
ttgtagagccactcaattcatcaagcatatcatctagcctaggaataggatgacaataacgaatagtaatattattaatgcctctacagtcAACACACATACACTACAAGAGGACAGACCTTTGGTAATACCGTCTTGTGTTACTACAGGCCCAAAAGTGTGTTACTAGACATCTAGTAACACACTTTGAAATGTGTTCCATTAGACCGTGTTACTAAGTGGTGTCAACTGTCACACATAATAGTTGTTACCATATGTTAAAAAATGTGTTACAATTACATTACAGTAACATGTGTGTTATGTGTTACCGAATACCTCGGTAATACATTTTTGTAATTATAGTAACATCAATAGTAACATATTTTCATAGACGTAGAACATAGGGCGTAACATGTTTGTGTAAATATAGTAACACAACTGGTAACACATTTCTTTAACATCAGAACACAACTAGTAACATAATATCCAAATATTGTAACACTATAATAATAGTTGTCAACTACTCTAGTAACAAATTTTGTAGCTATAGTAATACCATCGGTAACACTACTATATCAATATGGTAACATAATTAATGTATTTGTTCTTAATTATTAACCACAAAATTCTATACCTGTTTTATGGAATATAAATTTATTTAATAAAATCAATTCAATTGCGTAAATAGCTAATCATTTTATTATTATGCTTGGCAGCATCAAAACGATATTGAAACTGAAGCACAACACATATAGAAATTCATATGAAGATATTTATTACGAATATACAAGAGTGTATGATACATATGCATTACAATAAAGATACCAGTCATATCATTTTGAGCATAGAGAACGCAACTATGGAGAATATTACACCATAGCATTTGCATCAATTCGACGAAAGAAAAAGATTGTGTGGATGATATTCCATTTTTAAATCTATCAATGTAAACTACAACTATTGGTAGCTAAAATCTTCAAATTTTATTTGCTTCTTGATCCAAGAATTCAACTGCAACTCAAGTATCCTTCTCTCAAAGCTGTAAAAGAAAATTGCACCTTAGATATGTGTGATTAaatgtacacaaatatgatttcagAATATGGAAGAGATGTTTTTAACTTACAAAAGCTGAAGGCCAGGCACTTAAGTATCCTGAAGTGAAAGCCTCACCTATTGTCTTGCAATCAGAAACTTCCTTTACCAACTCCTCATTATCAAGAATAGGTTGATCTATGCGCACAAGGGCAAATTAATTCAGCACCTAACTCAATACCACCAACCTTAGTTCTTGGATCAATACTCCGAATAGTACCATACGCAACATTCAGCTTGTTGGATTATGTTGAAGTCTTTAAAACTACTTTGGAAGCAGCctatattatgatcaatattaGCATTCAACAACATGATAATATAATTTGCATGAACAATATGAGACCTTTTTAGTGCCAGCCCAGTAAGGTGCCCTAGAAAACTAAATAAACTGGACCTAGCAACGAAGTCTAAAGCCCAAGATCACCTCGCTTGCTCATGCTTGGTTAAAtttatcctttacttgcatacaATAGATTGAGCAAAATTTGTAACAAAATCCATTTTTCAAGCAGACATGATAGTGTGGTTTGGGTTGGGAATTTGGGTGCAGTAAACCATGCTCCTTGGTGAATCTTTATCTTGATGGAAGAAGTACGCATTCTTTTTGAGCGAGCTGGGTGTGGGTGTTCAGTTCTAGTCCTGTGCTGGTTCGGTCTTGAAACAGATTCACCCGTAAGATATCTGGTTTCCTTCACCTACCAAGATACAATAATATTAGATGGAATGATATTCATACCTTGTCGCTACAGAAAGCTACAACTTCAAAACTCAAAAGCACACAAAAAATACCTCTGGCATAGAATCAATAACAAGGTCTTGTGGTGATGATGAATTCTGTTGAATTTGTAATTGGTTGACATCACGGTCGCCAACCTAGTTCCATGACACAACAGGTAAAGACAAATTAACTAATGGCATAACAGGGATAGTTCAATTTGTCAATAGACATGAATTCGTAGCGGATAAATGAGGGAAGGCAAAAGGAGAATCCACCTAGGACAAGATTGTTGTCACGGATAGGGAAATCAAGCAATACAAGTTGTGGAAGTCCCCTCGGCAATTTGGTGCCCAGAACCGATGAAACCTACAAAAAGAAACATGTGAATGGAGAGGGCAGAGAAGTACACAGTAGCACATCAATACACTATCAACTTATCATAACTCAAAACAGAGAGATGAGGTTCAAGACCATGGGTCTAGCCACTCCCATGCTCAGATATAACGCTGTCGACATATGGATTCAGTACAGGTTTAAGTTGAAAAGTGTACAGGTTGTGCAAACTGAGCATTATTCAACCGACGGCTAACATTTTGTTAAGCACTAGGTATAGGAGACCAGCAACATGTTTGCCTCATGTGCCATCCCAATAAGTCGTTTAAGAAGCAGCAGCCATGGTGGCCAGTGTGCCAACGAATAATATTAGTGTGGATACAGAAGGAAAAACGAAAGTACATAGTATCATCAGGTGATGGTGCAAATCTTAAGCATTTTCTCTGTTCCCAATTTCAGTCATTTGATTCTAATGGTTCAATTTATGCAGGCAAAACTGTTGCAGTAGATCAGCTGCATCGAATCGACGAGCAGAATAGGGTTTGATCATGATAGTCTTAGGGCATCAAAGAAAATGACGAAGGAACCGAATCGGCGAGCCAAGCATCATCCATCTGAGTTTGATCGGTGCTGAGAGCACATGGGGTGGTACTACAAAAGTGGCGACGACAATATGCGTCAGTTACGACCTGCCGCCGACTGTGTTGTAACGACATATCTGAGAGGCTGGCACATCAATCTAgtctcctccttccttccaccTCCTAGGTGATAGAGAATAAGGGAGGGGATACCAGCTGCACGCACGGTCGTATCGAAAAAGGATACCTGCGACCTCGATGGTTCTTGAAGGAACAAACATGGTAGTTCAACCGACCGATCTCGCTCCTGATCGGTCGTCTTGACCAAGATCGTGTCATCCCACACGACGAAGCCCGAGAGCATGTTATGACGAGCGAGGCCGACGTCTTTTGATCGGTGCTGAGAGCGCATGGGGTGGTACTACAAAAGTGGCGACGATGATATGCATCAGTCGCTACCTACCGCCTACGGTGTTGTAACGACATATCCGAGAGGCTGGCACATCATCTCCTCCTTCCTTGCACCTCCTAGGCGATAGAGAATAAGGAAGGGGATACCAGCTGCACGCACGGTTTTAAAAACCGAGCGTACTTGCAATCGTACCGGAAAAGGAAACCCGCGACCTCGATGGTTCTTTAAGGAACAACATGGTAGTTCAACCGACCGATCTCGCTCCTGATCAATCGTCTCGACCAAGATCGCGTCATCCCACACGATGAAGCCCGGGAGCATGTTGTGACCAGCGAGGGCGACGACTTTCGATCGGTGTTGAGAGCGCTTGGGTGGTACTACAAAAGTGGCAACAACGATATGCGTCTGTTGCGACCTACCGTCAACGATTTTGTAACGACATATCCAAGAGGCTGGCACATCAATCTAGTCTCCTCATTCCTTCCACCTCCACGGCGATAGAGAATAAGGGAAGGGATACCAACTACATGCACGGTTTAAAAAACCGAGCGTACTTGTAGTCGTACCGGAAAAGGAAACCTGTGACCTCGATGGTTCTTTAAAGAAAAAACATTCTAGTTCAACCGACCGATCTCGCTCCTGATCGGTCGTCTCGACCAACATCGCGTCATCCCACATGACAAAGCCCGGGAGCATGTTCTGACCAGCGAGGCCGACAGCCTTTTTCTTTAAACCAGTCAAACGAGTCCATGAATAGGAAGATACGTAGTTGTCGCGAGTATGAGACATCACAACCACCCCAGCATTACATTGGACAATAGTTTTTTTTAAGGACCCGGACTAGCGGTTGGACTAGAAAAAACCAGAATCGATGACCTGGGTACTTGGCTTAGCTCCATGGACCGTCCACACAATCGAACAAAAAAAAAACGGTTGAACCAGGTGTTCTTACAAAAGCCGTTGACCGGTGTCTCCAGAAAAAACCCGTCGTTTTCAGTGGCCGCGATTTTTTTTCATGTGAATGTGGTAGGGGTTTGTCCCAAATCGGTGGAAATCCATCCACTATCCCCTTCCGCCGCCCCTTCCGCCACCGCCCTTCCCCGGTGCGGtgacgccgccccgcgccaccaggaACCCAGGACCGGCGGGCCGGGGCCTCCCCGTACGACCGCGCCAGCGCTGCTGCGTGCTGGTCCAGCAACCCCAGCCGTCCAGgggacgccatcgccgccgcctggtCTCCAGCATCCAGCTACTCCAGCCGTCCCTCCGTTTGCCTCCCTCCTCTCCACACTCCAGACAGGACGACCGACGGTCGACTCCCTCTGCTGCTGACCAGGACGCTGGTAATATGaactctctcttcttctctctgtTAACCAATTCTACTATTGTATAGAAGCATCTTTATGTGATATGTCAACTTGTGAAGTTTGTGAACTACTAGAATTAGAAAGATTAGGGAAAGGAACTAGAGATTATTAGTGTATATATGATAAATGATGCTGCTGTTCACATTGTCTTGATTGTCCGTTTGGAGCTGCTGTTTGCCTGGGTGGTGGTGTTGACATTTCTTGATTATTTTTGTCAAATACGTCTCCATTGTCTACCTTCTTTTTCTCAGTCAAATCATTGAAATACTAATTGTGAAAGGTTCACATACAAAGTATGCTAGTTGCAGCAGGCTAGCACACAAGTACTAGTTCTGTATTAGTCATGACTGGCTTGCCTACAGGGCCTGTTGCCAGATTGAATTGCATAGAAAATTTGATTAGAACAAAGTATGCTAGTAGAAGCAGGCTAGCACACAAGTACCGCACTGTATTCCCAAGTCGTAGAAAACATCATGCTAGAATGTGGCATATCATTTTTGATTTTGAGATAGCTAACAGACTTGCCGCCCGGTAGAAAGTGACATATCAAATTTGACTAGAACAAAGTACATGCCAGATAGGAGGAGCAGTGTTGTACTGGCACGAATTGCATATTTGCATTTGATTTGACATGAACCAAAACCAGAAATCCAAAAGAATAACTTATATCATTAATGCATCAGCTGAAGAAAAACATACCTAGTTTCAGATTTGGGAATGAGGCCGATGCAGACCTACAGTATGGATGAGTGACCAGGGACGCATGTACGTAGCGAGCCGGCGGCGGCAAAGCAGCGTCCGGAGCCGAGCGCGCGGCAGACTCCGTGGAGGGCCATCGTTGCAGCAGGCGGCAGCCGAGCGGACGTTTCGTTTGCTCTGCAATTAATTTCCAAGAAGAGTTGATGCGGTGTCGTCTCGCCTCCCGATTAAGCACTGCAATTTCCTTTTATTTAAGTGGAGATTGCTCGTGTACGCATGAACAGGGGCGAGGGATGCTGAGAAAGTCTGTCGCTTTTCTGTTTTCTGGGCTTTTGTAAGGGAGTGGGGGCACTAGACCTAGGCCGACTGGGGGCTTTGCTGGGCTAGTATTCGACATATACAGGGAGGGCCAAAAATTGAGTGGGGTCCTGGCCCCCCACTCATCATAACCTGGGTCCGCCCCTGAATAAAGACCAACTCTGTTTAAGGAATTATAGGAAGATATGTTCATGTTAGTTTTGTCCTGGTGCATTTGGATCTTCATCTAGCAACAGAGGCAAAAATAGGTGGTCCTGTGGCCTACCGTTCAATGTGGTTTCTGGAAAGGTATTTTGTCAAAAATGAGACATATATATTTTCTAATTATTGTAGTACTACATTCATTAACAATTTTTgtcttcttttttcattttttatttatgCAGGTATCTCTGTGTCCTGAAGTCATATGTGCGTAACAGAGCACATCCAGAAGGATCTATCGCTGAAGCACATCTTGCAGACGAGTGCATGATGTTTTGTTCAAGATATATTGATGGTTTCGCCACCAAGCATAATCGGCCTTCAAGgaatgacgatgacgatgaggcGGTTGATGTTGAACAAGGATCAACTCTGTTTCCTTCTGTAGGAAAACCACTTGGAAAGCCTGGCAATTATGTTCTTAGAGGGTTGGCTAAATTCCAAGCACATAGATATGTGTTGTTCAACTGCTCAGATGTCAACCCATTCTTTCGGTAATACCTCAATCCTGTAAATAATATCAGTTTTTTTGACATGTTTTCACAACTCTTTCTTTGACTTCAAAACTAATTATAAAATTGCTTTGCAGAGCTCACACTGATGAGATCACTAGCGAGCGTGATGTCTCCTCAAACACGGTCGAGTCCATCCAacatgataagttcaaggactggTTCAAGGCTCATGTAAGTCCATATTTCATATCCTTTGTATGTACAACTGAAGCCATTTACTAAACAACTTCTTAATCTACAGATAATTAAATTGGAGAAGGAAAATGGTATTGGTAGTATTAATAATGATATTAGATGGCTAGCACGTGGCCCAGTTGATGCAGCAAAAAGGTACCGCGCTTACAACTCCGGAGGATATCGGTTTAGGCCTAAACGCTTAGATAGGGCGAGTCAAAATAGTGGAGTGGTGGTACGTGCCAAAACATCTACATATGCTGCACCAGATGATGCGACTTAATATGGAAGGATAATTGGTATTATTCAGTTGAACTACTCTGGACAATTTTCGGTGGATTTCTTTAAGTGTGAATGGGTTGATATTTCTGAAAAAAGGAATTAAAACGGACAAgtattgatagaggcgagggtgtcccgatctttcgatgagatgataactatcgatttggtggagacgactttgacgatccgactacaaacgtgcaacgacgttgcgccttagcaa
Proteins encoded:
- the LOC123097319 gene encoding uncharacterized protein isoform X1, giving the protein MWFLERYLCVLKSYVRNRAHPEGSIAEAHLADECMMFCSRYIDGFATKHNRPSRNDDDDEAVDVEQGSTLFPSVGKPLGKPGNYVLRGLAKFQAHRYVLFNCSDVNPFFRAHTDEITSERDVSSNTVESIQHDKFKDWFKAHIIKLEKENGIGSINNDIRWLARGPVDAAKRYRAYNSGGYRFRPKRLDRASQNSGVVVRAKTSTYAAPDDAT
- the LOC123097319 gene encoding uncharacterized protein isoform X2 codes for the protein MMFCSRYIDGFATKHNRPSRNDDDDEAVDVEQGSTLFPSVGKPLGKPGNYVLRGLAKFQAHRYVLFNCSDVNPFFRAHTDEITSERDVSSNTVESIQHDKFKDWFKAHIIKLEKENGIGSINNDIRWLARGPVDAAKRYRAYNSGGYRFRPKRLDRASQNSGVVVRAKTSTYAAPDDAT
- the LOC123097319 gene encoding uncharacterized protein isoform X3; the protein is MWFLERYLCVLKSYVRNRAHPEGSIAEAHLADECMMFCSRYIDGFATKHNRPSRNDDDDEAVDVEQGSTLFPSVGKPLGKPGNYVLRGLAKFQAHRYVLFNCSDVNPFFRAHTDEITSERDVSSNTVESIQHDKFKDWFKAHTNQDGDERQQWMDDDEQRRRRK